One Paenibacillus sp. FSL W8-0186 genomic window carries:
- a CDS encoding DUF485 domain-containing protein, giving the protein MVSKPLTADRKRQKLTPAQYSSIAKSDPFRKLIRIKKTFIIPFTIFFLCFYFALPILTSYTSILNHSFYGSITWAWVFAFLQFIMTWALCMIYYKKAAKFDEISDQIIAEKER; this is encoded by the coding sequence ATGGTAAGTAAACCGTTAACCGCTGATCGGAAAAGGCAGAAGCTAACTCCCGCACAATACTCATCCATCGCGAAATCGGATCCATTTAGAAAGCTGATTCGAATTAAGAAAACATTCATTATTCCTTTCACAATCTTCTTCCTCTGCTTCTATTTCGCTCTGCCGATTCTGACTTCCTACACGAGCATCCTGAACCACTCCTTTTACGGCAGTATCACATGGGCCTGGGTCTTTGCTTTTCTGCAATTTATCATGACCTGGGCGCTTTGTATGATCTACTACAAAAAAGCGGCCAAGTTCGATGAAATCTCCGATCAAATTATAGCTGAGAAGGAGAGGTAG
- a CDS encoding cation acetate symporter, which produces MNTAAFIMFLAIVALTLVITYWASKKNNSPSEFYTAGGGLTGWQNGMAIAGDYMSAASFLGIAGSIALAGFDGFFYSIGFLVAYLVVLFLVAEPLRNLGKYTFADMIAVRFKTAKIRGFAAFNTMVISIFYMIAQLVGAGALIKLLLGIDFATSVIIVGILMTIYVTFGGMHATSWVQITKAVLLMAGTLLISILVLHKFNWSITGMFDQVKEATPLKEKFLNPGVKYKDGLDTLSLTMGLVLGTAGLPHILVRFFTVKNAKIARSSVVYATWIIGLFYVMTIFLGFGAAAFVGNGDITAADKAGNMAAPLLAQALGGNMLFAFVSAVAFATILAVVAGLVLTAAAAFSHDFYNQILRKGKATEKQQVNMARYASIGISVISIILALFAQNLNVAFLVSLAFAVAASANLPVILYTIFWRRFNTSGAIWAMVVGLIASVGLVIVSPNVFHPEAGKAMFVGNPWFPLTTPGIVSIPLGFIAGFVGTMLSRKTGKADNQVEYDEILVRSNTGMGNTVM; this is translated from the coding sequence ATGAATACAGCTGCATTTATTATGTTTCTTGCTATCGTTGCCCTAACCCTCGTTATTACATATTGGGCTTCGAAAAAAAATAATTCACCCAGCGAATTTTATACGGCTGGCGGCGGATTGACCGGCTGGCAGAACGGAATGGCGATTGCCGGAGACTATATGTCAGCGGCTTCGTTCTTAGGGATTGCGGGCTCGATTGCGTTAGCTGGATTTGATGGATTCTTCTACAGTATCGGATTCCTCGTCGCTTACTTAGTCGTTCTATTCTTGGTTGCGGAGCCTTTAAGAAATTTAGGGAAATATACTTTCGCGGATATGATCGCCGTTCGCTTTAAAACGGCAAAAATCCGCGGTTTTGCTGCATTTAATACGATGGTCATATCTATCTTCTACATGATTGCCCAGCTTGTAGGTGCAGGAGCATTGATCAAGCTGCTTCTCGGCATTGACTTTGCAACCTCTGTGATCATTGTAGGGATTCTCATGACCATCTATGTCACCTTTGGCGGGATGCACGCGACGAGCTGGGTACAGATTACTAAGGCGGTTCTACTGATGGCCGGAACGCTTCTCATCTCAATTTTGGTGCTGCATAAATTTAACTGGAGCATTACAGGCATGTTCGATCAAGTCAAAGAAGCAACGCCGCTCAAGGAGAAATTTCTTAATCCTGGCGTGAAGTATAAAGATGGGCTGGATACCTTGTCCTTGACGATGGGATTAGTCCTTGGAACCGCAGGCCTGCCCCATATTCTTGTCCGCTTCTTTACGGTTAAGAATGCAAAAATTGCCCGCAGCTCCGTGGTATACGCAACTTGGATTATCGGACTTTTCTATGTGATGACGATTTTCTTGGGTTTTGGTGCGGCTGCCTTCGTTGGAAATGGAGATATTACCGCTGCGGATAAAGCGGGGAACATGGCTGCTCCGCTGCTCGCACAAGCGCTGGGCGGCAATATGCTGTTTGCCTTTGTCTCGGCCGTAGCCTTCGCGACCATTCTCGCCGTTGTAGCAGGACTTGTGCTTACCGCTGCGGCAGCCTTCTCCCATGACTTCTACAATCAAATTTTGAGAAAAGGGAAAGCGACCGAGAAGCAGCAGGTTAATATGGCACGGTACGCTTCCATCGGGATTTCTGTCATTTCCATTATTCTGGCCTTATTTGCCCAAAATCTTAACGTTGCTTTCCTGGTATCGCTGGCGTTTGCCGTTGCTGCCAGTGCGAATCTGCCTGTTATTCTATATACGATTTTCTGGAGGCGGTTCAATACAAGCGGGGCGATTTGGGCTATGGTGGTGGGTCTGATCGCTTCCGTGGGACTCGTTATCGTCAGTCCAAACGTATTTCATCCAGAAGCGGGAAAGGCGATGTTCGTTGGGAACCCATGGTTTCCGCTTACGACTCCGGGTATTGTCTCTATTCCGCTTGGCTTCATCGCTGGCTTTGTTGGCACCATGCTGTCGCGTAAGACAGGCAAAGCAGACAACCAAGTCGAATACGATGAGATTCTCGTCCGTTCCAATACGGGAATGGGTAACACGGTGATGTAA
- a CDS encoding ankyrin repeat domain-containing protein, with protein MHTRVVIAILVFTLTILTGCTTDRDNSLSSGKQREDKFIVHGIMLGDSTDKLIEKLGYPLTKGQVVETQSNEMATSYKYGELSFGILDDKVVSIETTDKEYKTSDGVNVGTSYVQLIRAYSELNPREDEEKEAVYVDENDKLIFFFLDRSFRVEQITYTYKSVFEKMSNITFDEIIEKTHASDTTPSALLTVAVLSDSVDDVRSLLDLGADPNTTKEGVSVLLLADYKNGTGAAKEIVEILRQAGAKVYNESLHSELSEAVVNNNSYETRELLRAGANPDAMVSTNDGEIEPSDGISVLWYAVYKGYSEIANLLLESGASPVDDKQIEMQASADNAMQNMDIDQMERLLNGGLDANGSTGFGQWSESFVYFSAARNNHEMLQLLLEHGANPVGVIQAIAGRSDLADTKIYTMLIDAGDDVNMTDSQGLTALMHAAMYGNNELVTVLLEAGADVNMKDTNGLTALDYANQYNNYETISLLQ; from the coding sequence ATGCATACAAGAGTCGTCATTGCTATATTAGTGTTTACTTTAACCATTTTAACTGGATGTACAACGGATAGGGATAACTCGTTGTCTTCTGGCAAACAAAGGGAAGATAAGTTCATCGTGCATGGGATCATGCTTGGTGATAGTACGGATAAGCTGATTGAAAAGTTGGGTTATCCCTTGACCAAGGGACAAGTTGTCGAAACTCAGTCCAATGAAATGGCGACTTCATATAAGTATGGGGAGCTCTCTTTTGGAATTCTTGATGATAAAGTAGTCTCCATTGAGACTACAGATAAAGAGTATAAAACTTCGGATGGAGTTAATGTGGGTACCTCATATGTCCAATTAATAAGAGCATATAGTGAACTGAATCCAAGGGAAGATGAGGAGAAAGAAGCAGTATATGTTGACGAGAATGACAAACTTATTTTCTTTTTCCTAGACAGATCTTTTAGAGTTGAACAAATTACATATACATATAAATCGGTATTCGAGAAAATGAGTAATATCACATTTGATGAAATCATCGAAAAGACACATGCCTCCGATACAACACCTTCAGCGCTACTTACTGTAGCTGTATTGAGTGATAGTGTCGATGATGTGAGAAGTTTATTAGATCTAGGCGCAGATCCCAATACAACGAAAGAAGGAGTATCTGTATTATTGCTGGCAGATTATAAAAACGGTACTGGGGCAGCTAAGGAAATTGTGGAAATATTAAGGCAAGCAGGAGCTAAGGTGTACAATGAATCGCTGCACTCAGAATTGAGTGAGGCTGTGGTAAATAATAATTCGTATGAAACTAGGGAGTTACTGCGGGCAGGGGCGAATCCTGATGCAATGGTCTCGACGAATGATGGAGAAATTGAACCGTCGGATGGCATTTCCGTGCTATGGTACGCTGTATATAAAGGCTACTCTGAAATCGCCAATCTGCTTCTCGAGAGTGGGGCATCGCCCGTAGACGATAAACAGATTGAAATGCAAGCGTCAGCAGATAATGCAATGCAAAACATGGACATCGATCAAATGGAGAGGCTTTTAAATGGGGGCCTAGATGCAAATGGCAGTACTGGTTTTGGACAATGGTCGGAGAGCTTTGTATATTTCAGTGCAGCCCGTAATAATCATGAAATGCTGCAGTTATTGTTAGAGCATGGAGCGAATCCCGTAGGAGTTATACAAGCCATTGCAGGACGAAGCGATTTAGCGGATACAAAAATATATACGATGCTGATCGATGCAGGAGATGATGTAAATATGACGGATTCTCAAGGCTTAACAGCATTAATGCATGCGGCTATGTATGGTAATAATGAGCTTGTGACGGTTTTACTTGAAGCGGGAGCCGACGTGAATATGAAAGACACTAATGGGTTGACAGCATTAGATTATGCCAATCAATATAATAACTACGAGACCATAAGTCTTCTCCAATGA